In a single window of the Prochlorococcus marinus str. AS9601 genome:
- a CDS encoding SulP family inorganic anion transporter, with product MKIINGFHLKNLRGDILGGITAAVVALPLALAFGNAALGPGGAIYGLYGAVVVGFLAALFGGTPAQVSGPTGPMSVTVAGVVAGLAAVGVPRDLSAGQILPLVMAAVVIGGLLQILFGILKLGKYITLVPYSVVSGFMSGIGVIIIALQIGPLLGISTRGGVVESLSTVFSNFQPNGAAIGVAIMTLGIVFLTPRKISQWVPSPLLALLIVTPISILIFGEGAIDRIGEIPRGVPSLNFPSFNQYFPIIFKAGLVLAVLGAIDSLLTSLVADNISQTKHNSDRELIGQGIGNAVAGLFSGLPGAGATMRTVINVKSGGSTPISGMVHSVVLLIVLVGAGPLAEQIPTALLAGILIKVGLDIIDWGFLRRAHKLSLKTSVVMYGVLLMTVFWDLIWAVLVGVFIANMLTIDSITETQLEGMDEDNPLSKDDQAKNALPADEKALLDRCSGEVMLFRLKGPLSFGAAKGISERMMLVRNYKVLILDITDVPRLGVTATLAIEDMMQEAKNNSRKAFVAGANEKVKDRLAKFGVEGIIETRKEALETALNEIA from the coding sequence TTGAAAATAATTAATGGATTTCATCTAAAGAATTTAAGAGGAGATATTCTTGGAGGGATCACTGCTGCTGTAGTAGCTTTACCTCTCGCTCTTGCTTTTGGTAATGCTGCATTAGGACCTGGCGGGGCAATTTATGGCCTATATGGGGCAGTAGTAGTTGGTTTTTTAGCAGCATTATTTGGAGGAACACCTGCTCAAGTTAGTGGACCTACCGGTCCAATGAGTGTAACTGTTGCTGGCGTAGTAGCAGGCTTAGCAGCAGTGGGGGTTCCAAGAGATCTTTCTGCAGGACAAATTTTACCTTTAGTGATGGCAGCGGTAGTAATTGGCGGCTTACTGCAAATATTATTTGGAATTCTCAAACTAGGTAAATACATTACTTTAGTTCCATATTCTGTTGTGTCAGGATTCATGTCTGGTATTGGAGTAATAATAATTGCACTTCAGATTGGTCCATTACTAGGAATCAGTACCAGAGGTGGAGTAGTTGAATCTTTATCAACTGTATTTTCAAATTTCCAGCCAAACGGTGCTGCTATTGGAGTAGCAATAATGACACTAGGTATAGTATTTCTTACTCCTAGAAAAATAAGTCAATGGGTTCCTTCTCCCCTCTTAGCCTTATTGATAGTAACCCCAATATCAATATTAATTTTTGGAGAAGGAGCTATTGATAGAATTGGTGAAATTCCCAGGGGAGTTCCATCTTTAAATTTCCCAAGTTTTAATCAATATTTTCCAATCATTTTTAAGGCAGGATTAGTCCTCGCAGTACTTGGCGCAATTGACTCTTTACTAACATCACTAGTAGCAGACAATATATCTCAAACAAAACATAATTCTGATAGAGAACTTATTGGTCAAGGAATAGGAAATGCTGTTGCCGGTCTGTTTTCAGGCTTACCTGGAGCCGGAGCAACAATGAGAACAGTTATAAATGTTAAATCTGGAGGATCCACTCCCATTTCTGGTATGGTTCACTCAGTTGTCTTGTTGATAGTTTTAGTTGGCGCAGGTCCTTTAGCCGAGCAAATACCAACTGCGTTATTAGCAGGAATTCTTATAAAAGTTGGTCTAGATATTATTGATTGGGGGTTCTTAAGGAGGGCCCACAAATTATCTTTAAAAACTTCAGTTGTTATGTACGGCGTACTCCTCATGACTGTTTTTTGGGATTTAATTTGGGCAGTTTTAGTCGGTGTATTCATAGCAAATATGCTCACTATTGATTCAATAACGGAAACTCAACTAGAAGGTATGGATGAAGATAATCCTTTATCAAAAGATGATCAAGCTAAAAATGCATTACCTGCTGATGAAAAAGCACTACTTGATAGATGTTCAGGAGAAGTAATGTTATTTAGACTTAAAGGACCACTTAGTTTTGGAGCAGCTAAAGGTATATCTGAGAGAATGATGCTAGTAAGAAACTATAAGGTTTTGATATTAGATATCACTGATGTACCAAGACTTGGAGTGACCGCGACTCTGGCAATAGAAGATATGATGCAAGAAGCTAAAAATAATTCCAGAAAAGCATTTGTTGCTGGGGCTAATGAAAAAGTAAAGGATAGATTAGCTAAGTTTGGAGTTGAAGGCATCATTGAGACAAGAAAAGAAGCTTTAGAAACCGCTCTAAATGAAATAGCCTAA
- the obgE gene encoding GTPase ObgE translates to MQFIDQANIILKAGKGGNGIVSFRREKFVPAGGPSGGNGGRGGSVILMADNNLQTLLDFKFKREIIAEDGCKGGPNKRSGASGEDTILKVPCGTEIRDIKTGIILGDLTKHKQSLTIAIGGRGGHGNAYYLSNQNRAPESFTEGKDGEIWEVQLELKLLAEVGIIGLPNAGKSTLISVVSSARPKIANYPFTTLIPNLGVVRKIDGNGCLFADIPGLISGAADGVGLGHDFLRHIQRTKILVHLIDAIAENPLHDFEIIEQELKKYGKGLLDKERIIVLNKIELVDDDYLKIISKKLEDLSKKKVLVISSSLKKGLSSLLSEVWKRI, encoded by the coding sequence GTGCAATTTATTGATCAAGCGAACATTATTCTTAAAGCTGGAAAAGGTGGCAATGGAATAGTTTCATTTAGAAGAGAAAAATTCGTTCCTGCTGGAGGACCTTCGGGGGGGAATGGTGGTAGAGGGGGTTCAGTTATTTTGATGGCTGATAATAATCTACAAACATTATTAGATTTCAAATTCAAACGTGAAATAATTGCTGAAGATGGATGCAAAGGAGGTCCTAATAAGAGATCAGGTGCTTCAGGTGAGGATACAATCCTTAAAGTACCATGCGGAACAGAAATCAGGGATATTAAAACCGGCATTATTTTAGGAGACTTAACTAAACATAAACAGAGTTTAACTATTGCCATTGGAGGAAGAGGTGGACATGGTAATGCATACTATTTAAGTAATCAAAATAGAGCCCCAGAATCATTCACTGAAGGAAAAGATGGTGAGATATGGGAGGTTCAATTAGAACTAAAACTTCTTGCAGAAGTTGGGATTATAGGTCTTCCAAATGCTGGGAAAAGTACCTTGATTTCTGTTGTATCATCTGCCCGTCCAAAAATCGCAAATTATCCTTTCACAACTCTAATACCTAACTTAGGTGTAGTAAGAAAAATTGATGGGAATGGTTGCCTTTTTGCGGATATTCCTGGATTAATATCAGGGGCAGCTGATGGAGTAGGTTTAGGCCATGATTTTTTAAGGCATATCCAAAGAACGAAGATACTTGTTCACTTAATTGATGCAATTGCAGAAAATCCTTTACATGATTTTGAGATAATTGAGCAGGAATTAAAAAAATATGGAAAAGGTCTTTTAGATAAAGAGAGGATAATAGTATTGAATAAAATCGAGCTGGTAGATGATGATTATCTGAAAATAATTTCAAAAAAGTTAGAAGATTTATCTAAAAAGAAAGTTTTAGTTATTTCTTCATCTTTAAAAAAAGGTTTATCTTCACTGCTTTCTGAAGTATGGAAAAGGATTTAA
- a CDS encoding glutathione S-transferase family protein, whose translation MQNRHLIMASKKFWFWFWTQLMNGFAPSDLHGNYIRPKGITIDSEYDINNEHGQIYLLVGNSCPWCQRTLLVHEIKHLSKKVKVIFLKADVEHGEWIFNTSIKGYIRLSDLYKNANEKIIFRATLPLLISFVKDEVNILSNESSQIIRLLNSIKNESKYKTLSIKNCNQKFLDLINNSINDGVYKCGFARNQSAYEKASQNLFTAINEVENLLEKNKGDWIFGEELTYADIYLFPTLIRWELIYSKLFKCTEQELSSFEKIIEWRLKFFKLSNVNRTCFDNEWKKDYYRALFPLNPNEIIPVLPSLKEIMKVET comes from the coding sequence ATGCAAAATAGACACCTTATTATGGCCTCCAAAAAATTCTGGTTTTGGTTTTGGACTCAACTAATGAATGGCTTTGCGCCATCAGATTTACATGGTAATTATATAAGGCCCAAAGGTATAACAATTGATAGTGAATACGATATTAATAATGAGCATGGGCAAATTTATTTGTTAGTAGGCAATTCTTGTCCATGGTGTCAAAGAACTTTACTCGTCCACGAAATAAAACATTTATCAAAAAAAGTTAAGGTTATTTTTTTAAAAGCAGATGTTGAGCATGGCGAATGGATCTTCAATACAAGTATTAAAGGATATATAAGACTTTCAGACCTTTACAAAAATGCTAATGAAAAGATTATTTTTAGAGCGACATTACCTCTTTTAATTAGTTTTGTAAAAGATGAAGTAAATATTTTGTCTAATGAAAGTTCACAGATTATAAGGCTGCTCAATTCAATAAAAAATGAATCGAAATATAAGACATTAAGCATTAAAAATTGTAATCAAAAATTTTTAGATTTAATTAATAACAGCATTAATGATGGCGTATATAAATGTGGTTTCGCCAGAAACCAGTCAGCTTACGAAAAAGCAAGTCAAAATCTTTTCACGGCTATAAATGAAGTTGAAAATTTACTAGAGAAAAACAAAGGGGACTGGATATTTGGAGAAGAGTTAACCTACGCAGATATTTACCTTTTTCCAACTCTTATAAGATGGGAATTGATATATAGCAAACTTTTCAAATGTACTGAACAAGAACTTTCAAGTTTCGAAAAGATTATTGAATGGAGATTAAAATTCTTTAAATTATCTAATGTAAATAGGACATGCTTCGACAATGAATGGAAAAAAGATTACTATCGAGCTTTATTCCCTTTGAACCCAAATGAAATAATCCCAGTTTTACCATCGCTAAAGGAAATAATGAAAGTAGAGACCTAA
- a CDS encoding endonuclease MutS2: MQEKSYSKKSYSDNTLEEESINLLEWDSLKTHLSSFASTEMGKQSILSFVIPSEYEASKRLLNETVEINELEKNLDKSISFSGVFDISRNIEICSKGGVITSSELLEIAKTIAAARNLKKILLDFEQRPYISSFTKNLIDHQNIETIFKKGIESNGRISDNASNELSILRKEFLSKKLERKILVEKFIQKNLAYLQDTTIGDRYGRPVLAVKVNYVDKFKGIIHDSSSSGNTVYFEPESVVTKGNKIASLEARITAEEFKLLKKWSHVVSDNSKNLIEMASILLRLENALTRSRYSKWIGGKTPTFEKNPIISLIGFSHPLLIWEHKKKGAPPPVAVDFYINRNIKVVAITGPNTGGKTAALKGLGLSLLMARAGLLIPSTNNPIIPFCPNIYVDIGDNQSLEENLSTFSGHISRIKGILDSLDYKKGLSVVLLDEIGSGTDPLEGSALAMALLKEFANKSDITLATTHYGDIKALKYNDSRFENVSVAFDEESLKPKYILNWGIPGRSNALSISKRIGLDESILNEAANYLKPKEVDNINSIIKGLEEERIKQQNSAEAAAELIARTEILHDELKRNYEHQKINAQKIQELERSKLSKHIISAKKEVIDLIKKLRDKNVNGEDTRIIGKRLKEIETEHLTQKKSEKSISWNPQVGDFVKIKSLNSTGQIVDLDKKGGFYEVKCGSFRSTLSANDFEGINGEKPNFKMSKIEIKATREDFSFSKIRTSKNTIDVRGLRVHEAEIIIEEKIRRFHGPLWIVHGIGTGKLKKGLRNWLSGLNYVDKIEDAANNEGGPGCSIAWIK, from the coding sequence ATGCAAGAGAAAAGTTATTCTAAAAAATCATATTCAGATAACACCTTAGAAGAAGAATCTATAAACCTTTTAGAGTGGGATTCATTAAAAACGCATTTATCTTCGTTCGCCTCAACGGAAATGGGTAAACAATCAATTTTAAGTTTTGTTATACCTTCAGAATACGAGGCATCTAAAAGACTTTTGAATGAAACTGTTGAAATTAATGAGCTAGAAAAAAATTTAGATAAATCAATTAGTTTTTCTGGTGTTTTTGATATTAGTAGAAATATAGAAATTTGTTCGAAGGGAGGTGTAATTACATCTTCTGAGTTGTTAGAAATAGCGAAAACAATTGCTGCAGCAAGAAATTTAAAAAAAATCTTATTAGATTTTGAACAAAGACCTTATATTTCATCATTCACAAAAAATTTAATTGACCATCAGAATATCGAAACGATTTTTAAAAAAGGCATTGAATCGAATGGAAGGATTTCAGACAATGCTAGTAATGAGTTATCTATTCTTAGAAAAGAATTTTTATCTAAGAAACTCGAAAGAAAAATATTAGTTGAGAAATTTATTCAAAAGAATTTAGCTTATTTGCAAGATACTACTATTGGAGATCGGTATGGAAGGCCTGTTTTAGCAGTGAAAGTTAATTATGTAGATAAATTTAAGGGAATAATTCATGACTCTTCATCTTCAGGAAATACAGTATATTTCGAGCCTGAAAGTGTAGTAACTAAAGGTAATAAGATTGCTTCTTTAGAGGCTAGGATCACAGCAGAAGAATTTAAATTACTTAAGAAATGGTCTCATGTTGTTAGTGATAATTCAAAAAATCTTATTGAAATGGCGTCCATTTTATTAAGATTAGAAAATGCCCTAACTCGTTCAAGATATTCGAAATGGATTGGAGGTAAAACTCCTACATTTGAGAAAAATCCTATTATTTCTTTAATTGGTTTTTCTCATCCGTTATTGATTTGGGAACATAAGAAAAAAGGAGCCCCTCCACCAGTAGCTGTCGATTTTTATATAAATCGAAATATTAAGGTTGTAGCTATTACAGGCCCAAATACTGGAGGTAAAACAGCAGCTTTAAAAGGTTTGGGCTTGTCTTTACTTATGGCTAGAGCAGGATTATTGATACCTTCAACTAATAATCCTATTATCCCTTTCTGTCCAAATATATATGTGGATATAGGAGATAATCAATCATTAGAAGAAAATTTATCTACCTTCAGTGGGCATATATCCCGCATAAAAGGGATATTAGATTCACTTGATTATAAGAAAGGATTATCAGTTGTTTTGTTAGATGAGATTGGATCTGGTACAGATCCTCTTGAAGGAAGCGCTCTTGCGATGGCTTTATTAAAAGAATTTGCAAATAAATCTGATATCACTTTGGCAACTACACATTATGGAGATATTAAGGCTTTAAAATATAACGACTCGAGATTTGAAAACGTATCAGTTGCCTTTGATGAGGAATCTTTGAAGCCAAAATATATACTCAACTGGGGTATTCCTGGGAGAAGTAATGCTTTGTCAATTTCAAAGAGAATTGGTCTCGATGAAAGCATACTCAATGAAGCTGCAAATTATCTAAAGCCAAAAGAAGTTGACAACATTAACAGTATTATTAAAGGACTTGAGGAAGAGAGGATTAAACAACAAAATTCTGCAGAAGCTGCTGCAGAATTGATTGCAAGGACTGAAATACTACATGATGAACTGAAGAGAAATTATGAACATCAAAAAATAAATGCTCAAAAAATTCAAGAACTTGAAAGGTCTAAATTATCAAAACATATCATATCCGCTAAAAAAGAGGTGATAGATTTGATTAAAAAATTAAGAGATAAAAATGTTAATGGAGAGGATACGAGAATTATTGGAAAAAGATTAAAGGAAATTGAGACGGAACATTTAACCCAAAAAAAATCTGAAAAGTCAATATCATGGAACCCTCAGGTAGGCGATTTTGTAAAGATTAAAAGTCTAAATAGTACGGGACAAATTGTAGATTTAGATAAAAAAGGTGGTTTTTACGAAGTTAAATGTGGTTCATTCAGAAGCACATTATCTGCAAATGACTTTGAAGGTATTAATGGAGAAAAGCCTAATTTCAAAATGTCAAAAATTGAGATCAAGGCTACAAGAGAGGATTTTTCTTTTTCTAAAATTAGAACAAGTAAAAATACAATTGACGTAAGAGGATTAAGAGTGCATGAAGCCGAAATAATTATTGAGGAGAAAATTAGAAGATTTCATGGACCACTATGGATTGTTCATGGAATTGGCACAGGAAAATTAAAGAAAGGACTAAGAAATTGGTTATCAGGTTTAAATTATGTTGATAAGATTGAAGATGCAGCCAACAACGAGGGTGGCCCTGGTTGCAGTATTGCGTGGATAAAATAA
- the hemB gene encoding porphobilinogen synthase — MNSIIRPRRLRRTESIREMVRENHLAASDFIYPLFIHEKDFKEEISAMPGTYRWDIDGLLKEVTRAWELGIRCVVLFPKINDSLKTEDGAECFNEDGLIPKAIRILKKEIPEMAIMTDVALDPYSCDGHDGLVDETGKILNDETIEILKKQALTQARAGADFIGPSDMMDGRVGAIRTALDSEGFSDVGIISYTAKYSSAYYGPFRTALDSAPRENSKKVIPDNKSTYQMDPANSKEALIESALDQYEGADILMVKPGISYLDIVYRISTFSNKPIAAYNVSGEYSMVKSAAMKNWINEKDIVLETLLSFKRAGAKLILTYHACDASQWLQDT; from the coding sequence ATGAATTCGATTATTCGTCCAAGAAGATTAAGAAGAACTGAGTCAATAAGAGAAATGGTTAGAGAAAACCATTTGGCGGCATCGGACTTTATCTATCCATTATTTATTCATGAGAAAGATTTTAAAGAGGAAATTTCCGCAATGCCCGGAACTTATAGATGGGATATTGATGGTTTACTAAAGGAGGTTACTAGGGCATGGGAATTGGGAATTAGATGTGTGGTTCTTTTCCCAAAAATTAATGATAGCTTAAAGACTGAAGATGGAGCAGAATGTTTTAATGAGGACGGTTTAATACCTAAAGCTATTCGAATATTAAAAAAAGAGATTCCAGAAATGGCAATAATGACAGATGTTGCCTTGGACCCTTACTCCTGTGATGGACATGATGGCTTAGTTGATGAAACTGGAAAAATATTGAATGATGAAACGATTGAAATTTTAAAAAAACAAGCTTTAACTCAAGCTAGAGCTGGAGCAGATTTTATTGGCCCTAGTGACATGATGGATGGGAGAGTTGGAGCAATTAGGACTGCTCTTGATAGTGAAGGATTTAGTGATGTAGGTATTATTAGTTATACAGCTAAATATTCATCTGCTTATTATGGTCCGTTTAGAACTGCTTTAGATTCGGCTCCTAGAGAAAATAGTAAGAAAGTAATTCCAGACAATAAGTCTACATATCAAATGGACCCTGCCAATTCAAAAGAGGCTTTAATTGAATCTGCATTGGATCAGTATGAAGGAGCTGATATTTTGATGGTAAAACCAGGAATTTCATATTTGGATATTGTTTATAGAATAAGCACATTTTCAAATAAGCCCATAGCTGCATACAACGTTAGTGGGGAGTATTCCATGGTAAAGTCTGCTGCTATGAAGAACTGGATTAACGAAAAAGATATTGTTTTAGAGACATTGCTTAGTTTTAAAAGAGCAGGAGCAAAATTAATACTCACTTATCATGCTTGTGATGCATCTCAATGGTTGCAGGATACTTAA
- a CDS encoding aspartoacylase, translating into MTVQRILIVSGTHGNEINPVWAVKQFNREENSLKHGIEYEYIIGNPVAYEKGCRYIDVDLNRSFKESENCDQQKNSFYETNRANFLLDEFGIDGSKPCQIVIDLHTTTANMGTSIVLYGRRFKDFCLAALLQNKFGLPIYLHEKDKAQTGFLVEAWPCGLVIEIGAVAQNFYDPKIIDRFSLIISSLREEIDKLKNNLIELPKELVVYVHQGSIDYPRDKKGVIDGLIHPERINQDWKMIKKGDPLFLDSQGIVHKYDGDQLIWPVFIGEVAYKEKNIAMSYTKKEVICSKKQWVQDFESL; encoded by the coding sequence ATGACTGTTCAAAGAATACTTATCGTTTCAGGCACTCATGGGAATGAAATTAATCCTGTTTGGGCGGTTAAACAATTTAATAGAGAGGAAAATAGTTTAAAACATGGTATTGAGTATGAATACATCATAGGTAATCCTGTTGCCTATGAAAAAGGGTGCAGATATATAGATGTAGATTTAAATAGATCTTTTAAAGAAAGTGAGAATTGTGATCAACAAAAGAATAGCTTTTATGAAACAAATAGAGCCAATTTTTTGTTAGATGAATTTGGAATTGACGGATCTAAACCCTGTCAAATTGTAATCGATTTGCATACTACTACTGCAAATATGGGAACTAGTATTGTTTTGTATGGGAGGAGATTCAAAGATTTTTGTTTAGCTGCGTTACTGCAGAACAAATTTGGATTGCCTATTTATTTGCACGAAAAAGATAAAGCTCAAACTGGCTTTCTTGTAGAAGCTTGGCCATGTGGTCTAGTTATTGAAATAGGAGCTGTAGCACAAAATTTTTATGATCCAAAAATCATAGATAGATTCTCTCTAATAATTAGCTCCCTAAGGGAAGAGATAGATAAATTAAAAAATAACCTTATAGAACTCCCAAAGGAATTGGTTGTTTATGTTCATCAAGGAAGCATAGATTATCCAAGAGATAAAAAAGGAGTTATTGATGGTCTAATTCATCCTGAGAGAATAAATCAAGATTGGAAAATGATTAAAAAAGGAGATCCATTATTTCTTGATAGCCAAGGAATAGTTCACAAATATGACGGAGACCAATTGATTTGGCCTGTTTTTATTGGAGAAGTTGCTTATAAGGAAAAAAATATTGCCATGAGTTACACAAAAAAAGAAGTTATTTGTTCCAAAAAACAATGGGTTCAAGATTTTGAAAGTCTTTAA
- a CDS encoding VOC family protein, with the protein MKFSQGVNRIGHIALRVDNLERAKSFYIKLGMNLVWDDKDWSYLEAGKGKDGLALLGPSYKAAGPHFAFHFENKKEVENIQNDLKNSGVKVGPLHEHRDGTASFYMKDTEGNWLEMLYVPPEGIQSNV; encoded by the coding sequence TTGAAGTTTTCACAAGGAGTAAATAGGATTGGTCACATTGCACTTAGAGTAGATAATCTCGAAAGGGCGAAATCTTTTTATATTAAGCTGGGTATGAATTTGGTTTGGGATGATAAAGATTGGTCTTACTTAGAGGCAGGTAAAGGGAAAGATGGACTTGCGTTGTTAGGCCCTAGCTACAAAGCTGCTGGACCTCACTTTGCTTTTCATTTTGAAAATAAAAAAGAAGTGGAAAATATTCAAAATGATTTAAAAAATTCTGGTGTAAAAGTTGGTCCTTTACATGAGCATAGAGATGGAACGGCATCTTTTTATATGAAGGATACTGAAGGAAACTGGCTTGAGATGCTTTATGTTCCTCCTGAAGGGATTCAATCGAATGTTTGA
- a CDS encoding sodium-dependent bicarbonate transport family permease yields the protein MEINPILQNVLAPPVLFFLIGAISVLFKSDLEIPAPLPKLFSLYLLLAIGFKGGIEIQKSGFTNQVLPTLSAAILMSLLIPLIGFLILRFKFDVFNSAAIAAAYGSISAVTFISAESFLESQKIAFDGFMVGALALMESPAIIVGLLLVKFAAPKNRPKSRKMHLSAILHESLLNGSVYLLLSSLIVGFLTASSNPSGIEKMEPFTGQLFYGAECFFLLDMGIVAAQRLPRLKNAGSFLIGFAIFMPLFNAFIGVFVARFLSLGPGNALLFVVLCASASYLAVPAAMRMTVPEAKSSYYISTTLGLTFPFNIVLGIPIYMSLVNTIIPLSSL from the coding sequence ATGGAAATCAATCCAATTCTGCAAAATGTATTAGCCCCGCCTGTTCTTTTCTTTTTAATTGGAGCAATATCAGTACTCTTTAAATCTGATTTAGAAATACCAGCTCCATTACCTAAACTCTTCTCATTGTATTTGCTCTTAGCCATTGGGTTTAAAGGAGGTATAGAGATACAGAAAAGTGGGTTTACAAATCAAGTATTGCCGACTTTAAGCGCTGCAATACTAATGTCACTACTAATACCTCTGATTGGATTTTTAATTCTAAGATTTAAATTTGATGTCTTTAATTCAGCCGCAATAGCAGCAGCATACGGTTCAATTAGTGCTGTTACATTTATTTCTGCAGAAAGTTTTTTAGAAAGTCAAAAAATAGCTTTTGATGGGTTTATGGTTGGGGCTTTAGCTTTAATGGAATCTCCTGCAATAATTGTTGGATTATTACTTGTGAAATTTGCAGCTCCAAAAAATAGACCAAAATCAAGAAAAATGCATCTAAGCGCAATATTACACGAATCCCTTTTGAATGGATCAGTTTATTTATTGCTCTCAAGCTTGATTGTAGGATTTCTCACTGCTTCCAGTAATCCCTCAGGAATTGAAAAAATGGAGCCTTTTACTGGACAATTATTCTATGGAGCAGAATGCTTCTTCTTGTTAGATATGGGAATAGTTGCTGCTCAAAGATTACCGAGACTGAAAAATGCGGGTTCATTTTTGATTGGATTTGCCATTTTTATGCCTTTATTTAACGCATTTATTGGTGTTTTCGTTGCAAGATTTTTATCTTTAGGACCTGGCAACGCACTTTTATTTGTGGTTTTATGTGCAAGCGCCTCTTATTTAGCAGTTCCCGCAGCAATGAGAATGACTGTTCCAGAAGCTAAATCTAGTTATTATATTTCAACAACACTAGGTTTAACTTTCCCATTCAATATAGTTCTCGGCATTCCCATATATATGAGTTTAGTAAATACTATTATCCCACTATCCTCTTTATAA
- a CDS encoding CP12 domain-containing protein, producing MKSIDEHIQKDQSEIESAKAEGNLPKVRHLTEELKELEEYKDHHPEDKHDPNALELFCDANPDEPECLVYDD from the coding sequence ATGAAATCCATTGACGAACACATCCAAAAAGATCAATCGGAAATCGAATCTGCAAAAGCAGAGGGCAATCTTCCAAAGGTCAGACATTTAACTGAAGAGCTAAAAGAACTCGAAGAGTACAAAGATCATCATCCAGAGGATAAACATGATCCTAATGCTTTGGAACTATTCTGCGATGCCAACCCGGACGAACCAGAATGTCTTGTTTATGATGATTAA